In one Candidatus Coatesbacteria bacterium genomic region, the following are encoded:
- a CDS encoding reactive intermediate/imine deaminase (has endoribonuclease activity on mRNA) gives MERRIVNTDRAPAAVGPYSQAVVAGGLVFTAGQIPVDPATGELIDEIRAATRRVLENLDAVLRAAGSSLEQAVKLTVFMTDLGQFAAMNEVYAEFFPETHPARSAVEVARLPKNAVIEAEAVAVRPADA, from the coding sequence ATGGAACGTCGTATCGTCAACACCGACCGGGCGCCGGCCGCCGTCGGCCCCTACAGCCAGGCCGTCGTAGCCGGCGGGCTGGTCTTCACCGCCGGACAGATACCCGTGGATCCGGCAACGGGTGAGCTGATCGACGAGATCCGGGCCGCCACCCGCCGGGTGCTCGAGAACCTGGACGCCGTGCTGCGCGCCGCCGGCAGCTCCCTGGAGCAAGCCGTCAAGCTGACCGTCTTCATGACCGACCTCGGTCAGTTCGCCGCCATGAACGAGGTCTACGCCGAGTTCTTCCCGGAAACCCACCCGGCGCGCTCCGCCGTCGAGGTGGCCCGCTTGCCCAAGAACGCCGTCATCGAGGCCGAGGCCGTCGCCGTCCGGCCCGCCGACGCTTGA